From one Pseudanabaena sp. FACHB-2040 genomic stretch:
- a CDS encoding O-antigen ligase family protein, with translation MSTKDFIQDFIGNPIILPLILICFCFYIFILIGSPILKGLYKIQVVKKSITYLFVVCLFQISLIGMTLSFLDRWIRYGGTLTSYITTFSINFFCLFFLQEIGLMRINRFIGIISKNPLLIALSLIILLSPAWSEMPIVGLTASIGYLLALLITVQMAEKYTWLELDEILRIGLSVVGVLTLVSAALSPSSYFTTEPWGALIGGRKNFGILCGLITSLWLLNWLGSKKADWLSPICACFFSIFVILGNSITGLITLMACLYALFLTSSSRFLKRKESLRILSVLGPISIFVVSIFISNFPRVAIFFGKDPTFTGRTLIWEVLIEKVNNYNALLGYGYNGFWQVWRGSDSPGYNIKPDLLGDYVAPHAHNGFVEVFIQLGYLGLIIFILLFLQTSYKAVQKAYSAKGKEQRLPLLLITFLIFSNIGETFQLGMIGPNINLFILVILAIKLNPKQDRRSITAYNPYLKS, from the coding sequence ATGTCAACAAAAGATTTTATTCAAGACTTTATTGGAAATCCTATTATATTGCCCTTAATACTAATCTGCTTTTGTTTTTACATTTTTATTTTAATAGGAAGTCCTATATTAAAAGGGCTTTATAAAATACAGGTTGTAAAAAAAAGTATCACATACTTATTTGTCGTATGTCTTTTCCAAATATCCTTAATTGGCATGACGTTGTCTTTTCTTGATAGATGGATAAGATACGGTGGAACTTTAACAAGTTACATTACAACTTTTTCTATAAACTTTTTCTGCTTGTTTTTTCTGCAGGAAATTGGACTTATGAGAATTAATCGCTTTATTGGAATAATTTCTAAAAATCCTTTACTGATTGCTCTATCTTTAATAATTCTATTATCACCAGCTTGGTCCGAAATGCCGATTGTAGGGCTAACAGCTAGCATTGGCTACCTTCTAGCTCTCCTCATAACTGTACAGATGGCGGAGAAATATACCTGGCTAGAATTGGATGAAATTTTAAGGATTGGCCTTAGCGTTGTTGGCGTTCTCACTTTAGTATCTGCTGCTTTATCACCATCGTCTTATTTCACGACTGAACCATGGGGAGCGCTCATAGGTGGCAGAAAAAATTTTGGTATTTTATGTGGCCTTATTACTTCTCTATGGCTGCTTAACTGGCTTGGCTCTAAAAAAGCTGACTGGCTATCGCCTATATGTGCTTGTTTCTTCTCAATATTTGTAATTTTGGGTAATAGTATTACGGGATTAATTACCCTAATGGCTTGCCTCTATGCTCTTTTTCTTACTAGTTCATCTCGCTTTTTAAAGAGAAAAGAATCGCTACGTATATTATCGGTTTTAGGACCTATTTCTATTTTTGTTGTATCGATATTTATTTCAAATTTTCCTCGAGTTGCTATCTTCTTTGGCAAAGATCCTACTTTTACAGGGCGCACTTTAATATGGGAGGTGCTTATAGAAAAAGTTAATAACTACAATGCTTTATTAGGTTACGGTTACAACGGGTTTTGGCAAGTGTGGAGAGGAAGTGATAGCCCAGGCTATAACATTAAGCCAGATCTACTTGGCGACTATGTAGCTCCCCACGCCCATAATGGATTTGTAGAAGTTTTTATTCAACTTGGTTATCTTGGTCTCATTATCTTCATTCTACTATTTCTACAAACTTCGTATAAAGCCGTTCAAAAAGCATATTCTGCTAAAGGCAAGGAGCAACGCTTGCCCCTACTTTTAATTACGTTTTTGATATTTTCTAATATCGGTGAAACCTTTCAATTAGGTATGATTGGCCCCAACATCAACCTTTTTATTCTTGTCATCCTAGCCATAAAGTTGAATCCTAAACAAGATCGTCGAAGCATAACCGCTTACAACCCATATCTTAAGAGTTAG
- a CDS encoding ABC transporter ATP-binding protein yields MLQYFKKIWFILGDSGRKLPSLFLFFIFSSVLETFGIGMLGPFFAVVSDPALIQRVPILQQVYNVLNVSSNETFIIFLCILIAVVFVIKSIAYLLSKFYILKFSHSHRAKIVQKLNRAYLNSDYNYFISKNSSGLTKNIISETQAFCSSVLLSLLYGISNCITLALLCWLMYTANSLLLTAILASLLPVILLIYGLKNKLKVWGQTLSEATQKVIQTLNQGLGGFKETRVIGAAPYFETQMTGYAQQYARTASLVGSFEMMPRVLIEASLVIFIVSFVAISQIVLSNSTEQLISSLSVFAVASIRLLPAASQIISAVGNLQSTRHVVDILYADLKESEKQLSLHSSSIAERASKEAGSVASKISFNNKIQLSKVFYQYSQELNPAINGISLEINKGESVAFIGKSGAGKTTLVDVILGLLVPQKGGITVDGESIYNDLRAWQNLIGYIPQSIFLLDDTVERNIAFGVPDHLIDYQKLEAAVAAAQLEEVVTQLPNGIHTRVGERGVMLSGGQRQRIGIARALYHEREILVLDEATSALDNETEKQITAAIQNLSGKKSVIMIAHRLSTVEHCNRVYLLEKGMVVKSGSFIDVMAS; encoded by the coding sequence ATGCTTCAATACTTCAAAAAGATTTGGTTCATTCTTGGAGACTCAGGCAGGAAACTGCCGTCATTATTTCTATTTTTCATTTTTTCTTCAGTCTTAGAAACTTTTGGCATTGGCATGCTGGGTCCATTCTTTGCAGTTGTCTCCGACCCAGCCTTAATTCAACGAGTACCGATTTTACAGCAGGTATACAATGTTCTAAATGTATCGTCTAACGAGACATTCATCATTTTTCTTTGTATTTTAATTGCTGTTGTTTTTGTCATCAAATCTATTGCTTATCTTCTTTCTAAATTCTATATTTTAAAATTCAGCCATTCTCATCGTGCAAAAATCGTTCAAAAACTAAATAGGGCTTATCTTAATAGCGACTACAACTACTTCATAAGTAAAAATTCTTCTGGTCTTACTAAAAACATCATTAGTGAAACCCAAGCATTTTGCTCAAGTGTTTTGCTTTCACTACTATATGGGATTTCAAATTGTATTACTCTAGCTCTCTTATGCTGGCTCATGTATACCGCAAACTCGCTACTCCTAACAGCGATTTTAGCTTCTCTATTACCTGTCATTCTTCTAATATATGGCTTAAAAAATAAGTTAAAGGTTTGGGGGCAAACACTGTCAGAGGCCACGCAGAAAGTGATCCAAACCCTAAATCAAGGCTTAGGAGGCTTTAAGGAAACCCGCGTAATTGGTGCTGCGCCCTACTTTGAAACCCAAATGACAGGTTATGCACAGCAATATGCTCGCACAGCATCCTTGGTTGGTAGTTTTGAAATGATGCCTCGGGTTTTAATCGAGGCATCTCTGGTAATTTTTATTGTTTCATTTGTCGCAATCTCACAAATTGTTCTGTCTAACTCTACAGAACAATTGATTTCTAGTCTAAGTGTATTTGCAGTCGCCTCCATCCGTTTGCTGCCTGCGGCTAGTCAAATTATATCTGCAGTAGGCAATCTCCAAAGTACTAGGCACGTAGTAGACATTTTGTACGCTGATCTAAAGGAATCAGAAAAGCAGCTCTCGTTACATAGTTCTTCTATAGCCGAAAGAGCTAGCAAAGAAGCCGGCTCAGTGGCTTCGAAAATAAGTTTCAATAATAAAATTCAGCTTTCGAAGGTTTTCTATCAGTATTCTCAAGAGCTCAACCCCGCTATTAATGGAATCTCGCTTGAAATTAACAAGGGTGAGTCAGTTGCTTTTATTGGTAAGTCGGGGGCTGGAAAAACTACCCTAGTCGATGTAATCTTGGGACTGCTAGTTCCTCAAAAGGGGGGGATAACAGTTGATGGAGAATCGATTTACAACGACCTACGCGCTTGGCAGAATCTGATAGGCTATATCCCTCAATCTATCTTTCTCTTAGATGACACGGTTGAGAGAAATATTGCGTTTGGTGTCCCAGACCATCTAATTGACTACCAAAAATTAGAAGCAGCTGTCGCTGCTGCTCAGCTTGAGGAAGTAGTGACCCAACTGCCCAATGGCATTCATACTCGAGTAGGGGAAAGAGGGGTAATGCTTTCGGGAGGACAAAGGCAGCGAATCGGTATTGCGCGAGCTTTATACCACGAACGAGAGATTCTAGTTTTAGATGAAGCTACGTCTGCTCTGGACAATGAAACGGAGAAACAAATTACTGCAGCGATTCAAAATCTTTCGGGAAAGAAGAGCGTGATTATGATTGCTCATCGTTTGTCTACGGTAGAGCACTGTAATCGAGTTTATTTGCTAGAGAAAGGAATGGTAGTAAAGTCGGGTAGCTTTATAGATGTAATGGCTTCCTAA
- a CDS encoding GDP-mannose 4,6-dehydratase yields the protein MKQALICGISGQDGAYLAKHLLELGYAVCGTSRDAQISSFQNLKRLGIWNQVKLVSMSLTDFRSVLQVFTKIEPDEVYNLAGQSSVGLSFELPVETMESFAIGTLNLLEVIRFLEKPIKLYNASSSECFGDTKGEAANEETPFRPRSPYGVAKAAAFWEVANYREAYNLFACSGILFNHESPLRPQRFVTQKIVSTVCRIATGSNEKLYLGNIDIQRDWGWALEYVNAMHLMLQHEVPDDYVIATGKSYTLQQFVDLAFKAVNLNWQEHVVIDRSLFRPSEIAWSCGNPAKAEKILGWKAQSRMPEVVTEMVRAHLNLKDAKPPEF from the coding sequence ATGAAACAAGCTCTTATCTGTGGCATTTCGGGTCAAGATGGTGCATATCTTGCTAAGCACTTGCTGGAGCTTGGCTATGCTGTTTGCGGCACTTCTAGAGATGCACAAATATCATCTTTCCAAAACCTAAAGAGGCTGGGTATTTGGAATCAAGTCAAGCTAGTATCAATGTCTTTAACTGACTTTCGAAGTGTATTACAGGTATTTACGAAAATTGAGCCAGATGAAGTCTACAACTTGGCAGGACAGAGTTCTGTAGGGTTGTCCTTTGAACTGCCGGTTGAGACAATGGAGAGTTTTGCAATCGGCACTTTGAACTTGCTAGAGGTCATCCGCTTTCTGGAGAAACCAATTAAGCTTTACAACGCTAGCTCTAGTGAATGCTTTGGTGACACAAAAGGCGAAGCTGCTAATGAAGAAACTCCCTTTCGGCCTCGTAGCCCTTACGGAGTAGCTAAGGCTGCTGCTTTCTGGGAAGTTGCTAACTACAGGGAAGCTTATAATCTGTTTGCTTGTTCAGGCATTCTATTTAATCATGAATCGCCGTTACGGCCTCAGCGATTTGTAACACAAAAGATTGTTTCAACAGTTTGTCGTATTGCTACAGGCAGCAATGAGAAGCTATATCTCGGCAACATTGATATTCAGCGCGACTGGGGGTGGGCTTTAGAATACGTAAACGCAATGCACCTTATGCTACAACATGAAGTGCCTGACGATTATGTAATTGCCACTGGAAAATCCTACACCTTACAACAATTTGTTGATTTAGCATTTAAGGCGGTCAACTTAAATTGGCAGGAACATGTAGTAATTGATCGAAGCTTGTTTCGACCTTCAGAAATTGCTTGGAGTTGTGGTAATCCTGCTAAAGCAGAAAAAATCTTAGGTTGGAAAGCTCAGTCTAGAATGCCAGAAGTTGTGACAGAAATGGTAAGAGCTCATCTAAATCTAAAAGATGCAAAACCGCCAGAATTTTAA
- a CDS encoding GDP-L-fucose synthase — MEKNAKIYVAGHRGLAGSAIVRALMANGYTNLVLKSSQELDLRRQEAVEAFFAAEQPEYVFLAAAKVGGIQANNVYRAEFIYENLMIEANVIHSAYLNGVKKLLFLGSSCIYPKLCPQPMKEDYLLTGFLEPTNEPYAIAKIAGLKLCENYCRQYGVNFISAMPTNLYGFNDNFDLANSHVLPALMRKFHEAKVSGAPTVTVWGSGTPLREFLYVDDLADALLFLMQHYNEPQFVNVGTGDEVSIKELALTMKAVVGYEGELVFDADKPDGTPRKLLDVSRLHEAGWQAKTSLKEGIEKTYGWFVESYGQIRGRAAA, encoded by the coding sequence ATGGAAAAGAATGCGAAGATCTACGTGGCTGGGCATCGGGGCTTAGCGGGTAGCGCGATTGTGCGGGCGCTGATGGCGAATGGCTACACCAACCTAGTGCTGAAGTCGAGCCAGGAGCTAGACCTGCGGCGGCAGGAGGCGGTGGAGGCTTTCTTTGCGGCGGAGCAGCCGGAGTATGTGTTTTTAGCGGCGGCTAAGGTGGGCGGCATTCAGGCCAACAATGTCTATCGGGCTGAGTTTATCTACGAAAACCTGATGATTGAGGCGAATGTGATTCACAGCGCCTATCTCAATGGGGTGAAGAAGCTGCTGTTTTTGGGCTCTTCCTGCATTTATCCCAAGCTGTGCCCGCAGCCGATGAAGGAAGACTATCTGCTCACTGGGTTTTTGGAGCCGACGAATGAGCCCTATGCGATCGCAAAAATTGCGGGCCTCAAGCTCTGCGAAAACTACTGCCGCCAGTATGGGGTGAACTTTATCTCGGCGATGCCGACGAACCTCTATGGCTTTAACGACAATTTTGACCTGGCCAACTCCCACGTGCTGCCTGCACTCATGCGCAAGTTTCATGAGGCTAAGGTGAGCGGTGCGCCGACGGTGACGGTGTGGGGATCGGGCACGCCGCTGCGCGAGTTTCTCTATGTGGATGACTTGGCGGATGCGCTGCTGTTTTTGATGCAGCACTACAACGAGCCTCAGTTTGTCAACGTGGGCACAGGCGATGAGGTGTCGATTAAGGAGCTGGCGCTGACGATGAAGGCGGTGGTGGGCTATGAAGGCGAACTGGTGTTTGATGCGGATAAGCCAGACGGCACGCCGCGCAAGCTGCTGGATGTGTCGAGGCTGCACGAGGCTGGGTGGCAGGCCAAGACCTCGCTCAAGGAGGGAATCGAGAAGACCTATGGCTGGTTTGTTGAAAGCTATGGGCAGATTCGCGGACGGGCAGCAGCTTAG
- the gmd gene encoding GDP-mannose 4,6-dehydratase, with product MTAAKKCLITGVTGQDGSYLSELLLEKGYEVHGIIRRTSTFNTDRIDHIYEDPHSDSARLFLHYGDLTDGVTLRRILEEVKPEEVYNLGAQSHVRVSFDSPEYTADTVGMGTLRLLEAIRDYQHRTGLEVRYYQAGSSEMFGKVQEIPQKETTPFYPRSPYACAKVYGHWQTVNHRESYGMFACNGILFNHESPRRGETFVTRKITRAVARIVAGKQKQIYMGNLDAQRDWGYAKDYVKAMWLMLQQEEPDDYVVATGEMHSVREFLDIAFGYVNLNWEDHVAFDERYLRPAEVELLIGDPTKAKTKLGWEPSVTFDELVKLMVDADLRGVGLVPLNGSQGQAVTDRATLRMFGETGLQVG from the coding sequence ATGACCGCTGCTAAAAAATGTTTAATTACTGGCGTAACCGGACAAGACGGTTCTTATTTAAGTGAACTGCTATTAGAAAAAGGCTATGAAGTTCACGGCATTATTCGCCGCACCTCTACCTTTAATACTGACCGCATCGACCATATCTATGAAGACCCCCATAGCGATTCGGCGCGTCTGTTTCTGCACTATGGCGATTTGACTGATGGGGTAACGCTGCGGCGCATTTTAGAAGAGGTGAAGCCCGAAGAGGTCTATAACCTAGGGGCCCAGTCTCATGTACGGGTGAGCTTTGACTCGCCAGAATACACTGCCGATACGGTGGGTATGGGCACGCTGCGGCTGCTGGAAGCCATTCGTGACTACCAGCACCGCACGGGGCTGGAGGTGCGCTACTACCAGGCCGGATCGTCTGAGATGTTTGGTAAGGTGCAGGAAATTCCGCAGAAGGAAACGACGCCTTTTTACCCTCGCAGCCCCTATGCCTGTGCCAAGGTCTACGGCCACTGGCAAACGGTAAACCACCGCGAGTCTTACGGCATGTTTGCCTGCAACGGCATTTTGTTTAACCATGAGTCGCCGCGTCGGGGTGAGACGTTTGTCACCCGCAAGATTACGCGGGCGGTGGCTCGCATTGTGGCAGGCAAGCAAAAGCAGATTTATATGGGCAATCTAGATGCCCAGCGCGATTGGGGCTATGCCAAAGACTACGTCAAGGCGATGTGGCTGATGCTGCAGCAGGAAGAGCCCGATGACTATGTAGTGGCCACGGGTGAGATGCACTCGGTACGAGAGTTTCTAGATATTGCCTTTGGCTATGTCAATCTAAACTGGGAAGACCATGTGGCCTTTGACGAGCGCTATCTGCGACCGGCTGAGGTGGAGCTGTTGATTGGCGACCCAACCAAGGCCAAGACTAAGCTGGGCTGGGAGCCCTCTGTCACGTTTGATGAGCTGGTCAAGCTGATGGTTGATGCTGACCTGAGAGGGGTGGGCCTGGTGCCGCTGAATGGTAGCCAAGGGCAGGCTGTGACAGACCGAGCGACGCTCCGCATGTTTGGCGAAACGGGCCTCCAGGTAGGCTAA